A portion of the Melospiza melodia melodia isolate bMelMel2 unplaced genomic scaffold, bMelMel2.pri scaffold_61, whole genome shotgun sequence genome contains these proteins:
- the LOC134413933 gene encoding olfactory receptor 14I1-like: QLLHFCLLLGISLAALLGNGLIISAVACGHHLHTPMFFFLLNLALSDLGSICTTVPKAMHNSLWDTRNISYSGCAAQLFFFMFFISAELSLLTIMCYDRYVSICK; the protein is encoded by the coding sequence cagctcctgcacttctgcctcttgctgggcatctccctggctgccctcctgggcaacggcctcatcatcagcgccgtagcctgcggccaccacctgcacacgcccatgttcttcttcctgctcaacctggccctcagcgacctgggctccatctgcaccactgtccccaaagccatgcacaattccctctgggacaccaggaacatctcctactcaggatgtgctgctcagctcttcttctttatgttctttatctcagcagagctttccctcctgaccatcatgtgctatgaccgctacgtgtccatctgcaaa